Proteins co-encoded in one Theileria equi strain WA chromosome 3, complete sequence genomic window:
- a CDS encoding hypothetical protein (encoded by transcript BEWA_004670A) has product MCNRIHEFSFFEIRIIARNLSIIFETEDAQRWSEPIANFALKRSQLMPMNILCPLVNSIAKIGHRDEGFYEKIFEIGVERIKEAQSIDLVTLSQTIVLLKMSRILTNWETIRKTMSKICTEVSTPRILSSISATDAVLFIYSLAKTNHLNKAAFRSVVDVILDMDPKEFEPCHMPLVLYSFAAFKFKKARPLSIIMGHISAIVEQMTPAHISNCLCSLTRLEIRNIDLVNALVDKTKTMLDTIQARELGNIVYGLSNLEYDNLDFINELIEKFLTLDRVDEFSCVHILYAMGRYKINNEETIHEIIKKIEGSLERIPSLSLIHIVWSCSRLGCNRFDMIERSVDELRTRSLNKHEQEYFDKVVAKI; this is encoded by the exons ATGTGCAATCGGATCCACGAGTTCAGCTTTTTTGAAATCAGGATCATTGCCAGGAACCTTTCGATCATCTTTGAGACTGAGGACGCCCAGAGATGGTCTGAACCCATCGCAAACTTTGCCCTCAAGAGATCGCAACTTATGCCAATGAACATTCTCTGTCCCCTTGTCAACA GCATAGCTAAAATCGGCCACAGGGACGAGGGATTTTACGAGAAGATCTTCGAGATTGGAGTTGAGAGAATAAAGGAGGCACAGAGCATTGACCTTGTGACTCTCTCGCAGACGATTGTTTTACTCAAGATGTCCAGAATTCTAACGAACTGGGAAACGATAAGGAAAACCATGTCAAAGATCTGCACGGAAGTCTCAACTCCGAGGATCCTCTCTTCAATTTCAGCAACGGATGCGGTCTTGTTCATATACTCACTCGCCAAGACCAATCACCTGAACAAGGCTGCATTTCGCTCGGTTGTGGATGTAATACTGGACATGGATCCCAAGGAGTTTGAGCCATGCCACATGCCGCTGGTCCTCTACTCCTTTGCAGCCTTCAAGTTTAAAAAGGCACGTCCGCTCTCAATCATCATGGGTCACATTAGTGCGATTGTGGAGCAAATGACTCCCGCACATATTTCAAACTGTCTATGCTCCTTGACAAGATTGGAGATTAGAAACATTGACTTGGTCAACGCCCTCGTTGACAAGACCAAGACGATGCTGGACACTATACAAGCCAGGGAACTTG GCAACATTGTTTACGGGCTCTCGAACCTGGAGTACGACAATCTGGATTTTATAAACGAATTAATCGAAAAGTTTCTCACCCTCGATCGCGTAGACGAATTCTCCTGTGTGCACATTCTCTATGCAATGGGTCGCTATAAAATAAACAACGAGG AGACTATACACGAGATCATAAAGAAGATTGAGGGGTCGCTGGAGAGGATTCCTAGCCTTTCACTCATCCACATCGTATG GTCCTGTTCCCGTCTGGGCTGCAACAGATTTGACATGATAGAACGGTCGGTAGACGAGCTCAGGACCAGAAGCCTGAATAAGCACGAGCAAGAGTACTTTGACAAGGTCGTTGCGAAGATCTAG
- a CDS encoding nucleosome assembly protein 1, putative (encoded by transcript BEWA_004650A), whose product MDDSDKMDLEALRARQIELSNELNTRLTGVYRWYYGELDRVSDEMIKLLNEGQTPLDVGPEGVEKQQPSGGTVEREMDSIINVESATLGTKNWPSFWLHALLGCKRTRSWISDLDCVILAYLNDVRVIVHEANEVEESFQLCFHFVENPYFSNRMLSRRFDFERGNVTSTASEISWTCEASMEDIKVALAIKDRIIREPLKYVLRYRDADGGQESEDESSDETDSGSRYPFSWLF is encoded by the exons ATGGACGATTCGGACAAAATGGACTTGGAGGCGCTTAGAGCGAGGCAAATCGAGCTCTCAAACGAGTTGAACACCAGGCTGACGGGTGTGTACAGGTGGTACTATGGAGAGCTGGACAGAGTCTCGGACGAGATGATCAAGCTGCTCAATGAAGGTCAAACGCCGCTAGACGTTGGCCCGGAGGGAGTAGAGAAGCAACAGCCCTCAGGGGGGACCGTGGAGCGGGAAATGGACAGCATAATCAACGTGGAGTCCGCGACCTTGGGAACCAAAAATTGGCCAAGCTTTTGGCTCCACGCACTTCTCGGCTGCAAGAGGACCCGCTCGTGGATTTCGGACCTCGACTGCGTCATATTGGCGTACCTAAACGACGTTCGGGTCATTGTGCACGAGGCCAATGAAGTCGAGGAATCCTTTCAACTCTGCTTTCACTTTGTGGAAAACCCCTACTTTTCCAATCGCATGCTCTCTAGAAGGTTTGATTTTGAGCGAGGCAATGTCACATCCACCGCATCGGAGATATCGTGGACTTGCGAG GCAAGTATGGAAGACATCAAGGTAGCACTGGCAATCAAGGATCGCATTATACGAGAGCCGCTCAAGTACGTCTTGAGGTATCGAGACGCAGACGGCGGCCAAGAGTCGGAGGATGAATCCAGCGACGAAACAGACTCTGGTTCTAGATACCCATTCTCATGGTTGTTTTAA
- a CDS encoding hypothetical protein (encoded by transcript BEWA_004630A): MSPSIDIKYKCSEKNNRRKKGKIEPGICRHGFEASLRNLSNSPKETGYKVCKHKGGTFNIRRLTYGNEELKDESESLLTRKHNIITEVCTYYSDKYNGDDERIKVPLILGVREKTGTPYHWYENLGGNNLTWREINDTSGFPQFSNESTQKFLGKLNELTCQLHKLHSVNIYEDRNYSCPCGKTNVTVVENEGGGIPGYTKYKHTYDTYANSARYKDTALKFKYDDRYDPFSLSKETLQLTVYYSEEDKGRKRPLLMDVSVWDSGDIIPLGNIGVKDNSEWSMITDEDGGYLLTLSSEVLSLKLQELKKELYQEAKKLEKVHESLGHSEKSDSEYQEDEDEEDREDDDDEKEAEKEKGVDKTSLAPVELVGVNNSGGRKGLDELLETIGPFINLGLAGSGLVGLGTAHNLAEELKLALELAKDILATYVVPEAGDKLPQDFKTVKQLEGQGPTGTESQNKTPEFLPVPAALSGPVPAVGIVTEEGPGRTPKVQNNAAQTDGETADLSDQVPDTESETKILLQGSPVAQTAEDYMDGNGKGDHTTAETTPKELAAGYTFFGPQAAMHGYAYQSLYGTSQGARPTTRPELIVGTSTLPALGGYQGPQPLSGLDSDAHDGSTGHRDYRGDADPPYTKPTTAFYPTTLTFTAPTDITPKQPASETPGACRSLQSNLSAIGALLHICNNNGEVAASLSSIPYPEEPEARKEHSRTSHGDSTETSESLHTELNPTPGQQEANGVPERGEKRVQEPAPTVSHANDQGRTEGANEAERDSGNRGEAGGPEVVPKGEDKSQEADFGVSVAIPQHPGGNNVGDVQSGLQNESPETSLPHRPNRIPKHKGSTPPETSSDWEVISISVSSVLGTSALACFVGWKLYNRYKGDPWVRRGYPIEFLKNVPY, encoded by the coding sequence ATGTCTCCAAGCATAGATATAAAGTACAAATGCTCAGAGAAGAATAATAGAAGAAAGAAGGGTAAAATTGAACCAGGAATATGTAGACATGGTTTTGAGGCATCTTTGAGAAATTTATCCAATAGTCCTAAGGAGACAGGTTACAAAGTATGTAAACACAAAGGTGGTACATTTAATATCCGTCGCCTAACATATGGTAATGAAGAACTTAAAGATGAGAGTGAATCTTTACTCACCAGGAAACACAATATAATAACTGAGGTATGTACCTACTACAGCGATAAATACAATGGTGATGATGAGCGTATAAAGGTACctctcattcttggagTTAGGGAAAAGACTGGAACACCGTATCATTGGTATGAAAATCTGGGTGGAAATAACTTAACATGGAGGGAGATTAATGATACAAGTGGCTTCCCTCAATTTAGCAATGAGTCTACTCAAAAGTTTTTAGGCAAACTCAATGAACTCACATGCCAACTCCACAAACTTCATTCTGTCAACATTTATGAGGACAGGAACTATTCTTGTCCATGTGGTAAGACTAATGTTACTGTTGTTGAAAATGAAGGTGGTGGTATTCCTGGGTACACAAAGTACAAACACACATACGATACTTACGCAAACTCCGCTAGGTACAAAGACACGGCTCTAAAATTTAAATATGATGATAGGTACGATCCATTTTCACTCAGTAAAGAAACCCTTCAGCTCACAGTATATTACTCTGAAGAAGACAAGGGGCGTAAGAGACCTCTACTCATGGATGTTTCTGTATGGGACTCCGGTGATATAATTCCCCTTGGTAATATTGGAGTAAAAGACAACAGTGAGTGGAGTATGATTactgatgaagatggtggTTATTTGCTAACCCTTTCTTCAGAGGTACTTTCACTAAAACTTCAAGAACTAAAGAAGGAATTGTACCAAGAAGCTAAAAAACTAGAAAAGGTACACGAATCACTAGGACATTCTGAAAAGTCTGATTCTGAATACCAAGAAGATGAGGACGAAGAAGACAGGGAGGATgatgatgatgaaaaagaaGCTGAGAAAGAAAAGGGAGTTGATAAAACATCTCTTGCTCCTGTTGAACTTGTTGGTGTTAATAATAGTGGAGGTAGAAAAGGCCTTGATGAACTATTGGAAACGATTGGTCCTTTTATCAACCTTGGATTGGCTGGATCGGGTCTAGTTGGATTAGGTACAGCTCATAATCTGGCTGAGGAGCTGAAGTTGGCTCTTGAACTGGCTAAGGATATTCTTGCTACCTATGTCGTTCCTGAAGCTGGTGATAAACTCCCTCaagattttaaaactgTCAAACAGCTAGAAGGACAAGGTCCTACTGGTACTGAATCTCAGAATAAAACTCCTGAGTTTCTTCCTGTACCCGCTGCTCTTTCCGGACCTGTTCCTGCTGTTGGTATTGTTACTGAAGAAGGCCCGGGTAGAACTCCTAAGGTACAAAATAATGCTGCTCAAACTGATGGAGAAACTGCTGACctatctgaccaggttcctgatacagagtctgagaccaagattctcctacaaggtAGTCCTGTGGCTCAAACGGCCGAAGATTATATGGATGGTAATGGTAAAGGTGATCATACTACTGCTGAAACGACTCCTAAAGAACTTGCTGCTGGATATACCTTCTTTGGTCCTCAAGCAGCTATGCATGGTTATGCTTATCAATCCCTATATGGAACTTCTCAAGGTGCTAGGCCTACTACTCGTCCCGAGCTTATAGTTGGTACTTCTACTCTTCCAGCACTAGGTGGATATCAAGGTCCTCAACCATTATCTGGGCTAGATTCTGATGCTCATGATGGATCTACAGGACATAGAGATTATAGAGGGGATGCTGACCCTCCTTATACTAAGCCTACTACCGCTTTCTATCCTACTACCCTTACCTTTACTGCACCTACAGATATTACTCCTAAACAACCTGCTTCTGAAACTCCTGGTGCTTGTCGATCTCTCCAGTCTAATCTCTCTGCTATTGGTGCTCTACTTCATATTTGTAATAACAATGGAGAAGTGGCTGCTTCTCTATCTTCTATTCCTTATCCTGAAGAACCTGAAGCTCGTAAAGAACATTCTAGAACTTCTCATGGAGACTCTACTGAAACTTCTGAATCTCTTCATACTGAACTTAATCCCACTCCTGGTCAACAAGAAGCTAATGGAGTCCCTGAAAGAGGTGAAAAACGTGTTCAGGAACCTGCTCCTACTGTTTCTCATGCTAATGATCAAGGTAGAACTGAAGGAGCTAATGAAGCTGAAAGAGACTCCGGTAATAGAGGTGAAGCTGGAGGTCCTGAAGTAGTCCCTAAAGGTGAAGATAAATCTCAAGAAGCCGATTTTGGAGTTTCTGTAGCTATTCCTCAACATCCTGGAGGAAATAATGTTGGAGATGTTCAATCTGGACTCCAAAATGAATCTCCTGAAacttctcttcctcataGACCTAATCGGATCCCTAAACATAAAGGCTCTACCCCTCCTGAAACCTCTTCTGATTGGGAAGTAATCTCTATTAGCGTCTCTTCTGTTCTAggtacttctgccttggcttgttttgtgggatggaaactttataaccgctataaaggagatccttgggttagacgTGGATATCctatagagtttttaaagaatgtaccatattga
- a CDS encoding hypothetical protein (encoded by transcript BEWA_004690A), with translation MHTHCHKFLHNDEDGSEIEFEGWLQLGNPHKFDGPGRCPRSNSICIGNRRHIDNHHCCSQNEINNLLGELYESHHARTNCGHCNVNHKKRSKCGTCSKRGHGCTGARLSKSEEDIMYINNKQSPPTVIVQKPHTVVVRNRSRPPVVVQQPPPNVIVKNDPPQPVYVQSFPPNVTIKNDGIHGAFRNPQTYQQVQMSKPQAGVSSCNHAPGCNGIKNHNCIYHYANN, from the coding sequence ATGCATACCCACTGTCATAAGTTTCTTCAcaatgatgaagatggcTCAGAGATCGAATTTGAAGGCTGGCTACAGTTGGGGAATCCACACAAATTCGATGGACCTGGAAGGTGTCCCAGATCGAACTCGATTTGCATAGGCAACAGACGCCACATTGATAATCATCACTGCTGTTCCCAAAATGAAATAAACAATTTACTGGGAGAACTTTACGAATCTCACCACGCTAGAACCAACTGTGGGCATTGCAATGTCAACCACAAGAAACGAAGCAAATGTGGAACATGCAGCAAAAGAGGACATGGCTGCACTGGAGCAAGACTTTCCAAAAGCGAAGAAGACATAATGTACATTAACAACAAGCAGAGCCCACCGACTGTCATTGTGCAAAAGCCACACACGGTAGTTGTGAGGAACAGATCGAGACCACCTGTTGTGGTACAACAACCTCCACCAAATGTAATTGTCAAGAATGATCCTCCGCAACCGGTGTACGTGCAAAGCTTCCCTCCAAACGTTACGATAAAGAACGACGGCATCCACGGAGCATTCAGAAACCCTCAAACATACCAACAGGTGCAAATGAGTAAACCACAAGCTGGAGTTTCATCATGCAATCACGCACCTGGCTGCAATGGCATTAAAAACCACAATTGCATTTATCATTATGCAAACAATTAA
- a CDS encoding hypothetical protein (encoded by transcript BEWA_004680A) → MRGIVSLSSGTWNGKTYPTTFRWISPRMRKFCTSAAAPPVSLHLHLYGASELAKELLKAGVSSVVNIDFSDVCIKEMKLRNPDLSYEVDDAVENHKKYNDATFDLIIDKGCIDSILCCKDYDLKMESLLNGMHRILKNDGKLIIVSVGGPSVRLMHLEGPVWNVEIIKIRKKNADFLLGDEGNPTDKDDEQVDIIEELRHYYIYLCTKKIVSYMFLSFKKYKMCVKNQRIPPKNALKHA, encoded by the exons ATGAGGG GAATTGTGAGCCTTTCGAGTGGTACATGGAATGGCAAGACATATCCAACAACCTTCCGGTGGATATCCCCAAGGATGCGCAAGTTCTGCACATCGGCTGCGGCACCTCCGGTTAGTCTTCACCTCCACTTGTATGGCGCTTCAGAGCTCGCCAAGGAGCTGCTAAAGGCTGGAGTATCCAGCGTTGTCAACATTGACTTTTCTGACGTCTGCATAAAGGAGATGAAGCTCAGGAACCCAGACCTGTCCT ACGAAGTCGACGATGCTGTGGAGAACCACAAAAAGTACAACGACGCCACATTTGACCTCATCATTGACAAGGGATGCATCGATTCCATACTG TGCTGCAAAGACTATGATCTGAAGATGGAAAGTCTGCTCAATGGAATGCACCGAATACTAAA GAATGATGGAAAGCTTATCATCGTGTCAGTCGGAGGTCCCTCCGTACGACTAATGCACCTGGAG GGCCCCGTGTGGAATGTTGAAATCATAAAAATCAGAAAGAAGAACGCCGATTTCCTACTAGGTGACGAGGGTAATCCAACCGATAAGGACGACGAACAAGTTGATATTATCGAAGAACTTCGCCACTATTACATTTATTTATGCACTAAAAAAATAGTCTCGTACATGTTCTTGTcattcaaaaaatataaaatgtgtgTCAAAAACCAACGCATTCCTCCTAAAAATGCGCTTAAACATGCATGA
- a CDS encoding WD domain, G-beta repeat domain-containing protein (encoded by transcript BEWA_004640A), translating into MVKIWDNRSRNPVQSFPDASDSITCVEEHSQVISTSCIDGKVRHYDLRKGVLNIDSFQSPIVSFVYSTNFPLRIRMSILSGTSDCYIIGLLDDTIRLVELGDTLKTYKGHVYNNYRIKSTMDPLEKFVISGCCSGDILYYSLDGSSARTLYRGAHKGAVTCIAFSNPQLLTSAGKLKRDLEKNVRESLKSDSIAVSTGRDGALNVYTLSYRE; encoded by the coding sequence ATGGTAAAGATTTGGGATAACCGCTCAAGGAATCCGGTCCAATCATTTCCGGACGCTTCCGACTCGATAACATGCGTTGAGGAGCATTCTCAGGTCATTTCAACATCCTGTATCGATGGTAAAGTCAGACACTATGACTTGCGCAAAGGTGTTTTAAACATTGACTCTTTTCAGAGTCCCATTGTATCGTTTGTttattccacaaatttccCATTACGCATCAGAATGTCAATTTTGAGTGGCACCTCAGACTGCTACATCATTGGACTCTTGGATGACACTATACGTCTGGTAGAGCTAGGAGACACACTCAAGACTTACAAGGGCCATGTTTACAACAACTATAGGATAAAGTCCACAATGGATCCGCTggaaaaatttgtaatCTCTGGCTGTTGTTCTGGAGACATCCTCTACTATTCGCTCGATGGTTCTTCAGCCAGGACCCTATACAGAGGCGCTCACAAGGGCGCAGTCACGTGCATTGCATTTTCAAACCCACAGCTACTCACATCTGCTGGCAAGTTGAAGCGTGATCTCGAAAAAAATGTCAGGGAATCGCTAAAGAGTGACAGCATCGCAGTTTCCACGGGGCGTGATGGCGCCCTAAATGTATATACGCTTTCCTATCGCGAATGA
- a CDS encoding hypothetical protein (encoded by transcript BEWA_004700A): MGFFVNKSEGLPLLRGKIHLYLIFIVPLLMPLFYEPDLEREYLTVYMISFICCFCNFAASATLHYRSWSTNVLSVLRRIDYAGIFLMIGGSGLPSAMVMMNNDFTVLLVLLHWIVVLVGAIGSLVFDFCKTSKPFRVFIYCSVSGPYFLLLYRLYLRGCYVGVWTSLLGILSYGLGGLMYAYHFPEIAPGIFGYHEMFHLFCVFGLVGTFSTNLITVKNRHIYSLA, encoded by the exons ATGGGCTTTTTTGTGAACAAAAGCGAGGGTCTCCCGCTCTTGCGCGGCAAGATTCACCTCTATCTCATCTTTATCGTTCCACTTTTGATGCCGCTTTTTTACGAGCCTGACCTGGAGCGAGAATACCTCACTGTATATATGATCTCATTCATTTGCTGTTTCTGCAATTTTGCAGCCAGCGCTACGCTACATTATAGGAGCTGGAGTACTAATGTTCTTTCTGTCCTCCGAAGAATCGATTATGCAG GCATCTTCCTCATGATTGGAGGCTCAGGGTTGCCAAGTGCCATGGTAATGATGAACAATGACTTTACTGTACTCTTGGTCCTCCTTCACTGGATTGTTGTTCTCGTTG GCGCTATTGGATCTTTGGTGTTTGATTTTTGTAAAACATCAAAGCCGTTTAGAGTGTTTATTTATTGCAGCGTATCGGGGCCTTACTTTCTCTTGTTGTACAGGCTTTATCTCCGTGGCTGCTATGTCGGAGTTTGGACATCGCTCCTTGGAATTTTGTCATACGGTCTCGGTGGTCTAATGTATGCGTACCACTTCCCGGAGATCGCACCTGGGATTTTTGGATATCACGAAATGTTTCACCTCTTTTGCGTTTTTGGTTTGGTTGGAACATTCTCCACAAATCTCATCACAGTCAAGAATCGTCACATTTATTCACTAGCATAA
- a CDS encoding hypothetical protein (encoded by transcript BEWA_004620A): MGDSTQKGAMFMAGLTLLQSLRVALTGAKFALDRFKIPQQNVSSFINMVHNPMELATFTGMAIVTITALIKKPKDDESKKYFRSLAMFTNIALCCSFVVLLYAFTSGGEQGDLTFYYWTIVFGSFIYGMNVAAVMTAASADASLFNVGIPLSGIQVSVYYFVFTKWAEWRNWSNVSFWIIFWQLIIAILISAVSAALWIYLAVKGGGTDGGGGGQSSSVVASPILMGMVGMGGIYAFYPAIAPYKLTDVGTGYTIDLVVLFMSAVPGIIIAILCLYNKGPNQDWSSAPGWHAAWILAFPHITAMILCFFTLHYPDSGVASSIKGSGLKVGVITVTLKFCEEGLKAVSYAGAFGAIYSPVNAFLSQGLMIVLAFTGDGYLKTYSKYEHDRDKWPTKDFGTLRSIWFWTWNGVSEACKSVKSSFTTNVRCKVLGKSEALLIVYADEEF; this comes from the coding sequence ATGGGAGACTCCACTCAGAAaggcgccatgtttatggcagggcTGACTCTGTTacagtctctccgtgtggctttaactggagcaaagtttgcacttgacagatttaaaattccgCAGCAGAATGTcagttcgttcattaacatggtccataatcctatggaactggcaacgtttactggaatGGCTATTGTTACTATTACAGCACTCATTAAAAAACCCAAAGATGACGAATCCAAGAAATATTTCAGGAGTCTTGCCATGTTTACTAACATAGCACTGTGTTGTTCATTCGTTGTGCTTCTCTATGCATTTACATCTGGAGGAGAACAAGGAGATCTTACCTTCTATTACTGGACTATCGTCTTCGGCTCGTTTatctatggaatgaatgtgGCAGCTGTAATGACTGCGGCAAGTGCAGATGCTTCCCTTTTCAATGTAGGAATTCCTCTTTCTGGTATTCAAGTTTCTGTCTATTACTTTGTCTTTACGAAGTGGGCAGAGTGGCGTAACTGGTCAAACGTTAGCTTTTGGATTATATTCTGGCAGCTTATTATAGCAATACTGATATCAGCAGTATCGGCTGCTCTATGGATTTATCTTGCTGTTAAAGGTGGTGGTACTGATGGTGGTGGAGGTGGTCAATCTTCTAGTGTTGTTGCCTCTCCAATTCTAATGGGAATGGTTGGTATGGGTGGTATTTACGCCTTCTACCCTGCCATTGCTCCTTATAAGCTGACTGATGTTGGAACCGGCTACACTATTGACCTGGTGGTTCTCTTCATGAGCGCCGTCCCTGGTATTATCATCGCCATCTTATGCCTCTATAATAAAGGTCCAAATCAAGATTGGAGTAGTGCTCCAGGATGGCATGCTGCTTGGATTCTAGCGTTTCCACATATTACCGCAATGATCTTGTGCTTTTTTACACTTCATTACCCTGATAGTGGAGTGGCAAGTTCCATAAAGGGTAGTGGTTTAAAGGTTGGAGTGATTACTGTGACcttaaagttttgtgaggAAGGATTGAAGGCGGTGTCATATGCTGGTGCATTCGGTGCTATTTATTCACCTGTTAATGCTTTCTtatcccaaggtttaatgatagtcttggcttttactggagacggtTACCTTAAGAcctattccaagtatgagcatgataGGGATAAGTGGCCTACTAAGGATTTTGGAACACTTAGATCCATCTGGTTTTGGACATGGAATGGAGTATCTGAAGCATGCAAGAGTGTTAAGTCTTCCTTTACCACTAATGTTAGATGCAAGGTTTTAggtaaatcagaggctCTCCTTATTGTCTATGcagatgaggaattttag
- a CDS encoding hypothetical protein (encoded by transcript BEWA_004660A) translates to MMLPYYSFDGLENSCVTRVRFSPLKNEVLAVGVDSSGYVRLMDLQAQRSANYNYDKHLGPESDVYVPHLCDFSFNECGKCIYVASSDGSVSISALNMIGSRLDRRNKLFTLYDTHIGGTFCVYPSPEYDFMIYTGGGDGYIRQWDLRLLSNRNIYSIDNNSEKQWSKPLLSLWAHIRPVSSMSLEIEKHILTCGFGENLRMWSADTFTATETLDSRCEDFGIWDVCVNTCNRCAVAIGDYGSVWTFSYDLKCKDLRRFHFKDGVANEDVCKEDPPLFIKWRRICVYGNKVVIPTVNKDDYTKGYVIDVGSGEIVDRLLYPEDCKLRNHNIASVDAHPNLHVGLLISGGSYSWFSSLNFTHEPTGGVNSGMCTVWLDELSRPAAKM, encoded by the coding sequence ATGATGCTTCCTTACTATAGTTTTGATGGTTTGGAAAACAGCTGTGTTACTAGAGTCAGATTCTCGCCTCTAAAGAATGAAGTTTTGGCGGTTGGGGTGGATTCCTCCGGGTACGTCCGTTTGATGGACCTGCAGGCCCAAAGGAGCGCCAATTACAACTACGACAAGCACTTGGGTCCTGAAAGTGACGTTTACGTGCCACACCTGTGCGACTTTTCCTTCAACGAGTGCGGCAAGTGCATATACGTGGCTTCTTCCGACGGTTCCGTCTCGATCAGCGCCTTGAACATGATTGGAAGTCGTCTGGACAGGAGGAACAAGCTCTTCACTCTCTACGATACGCACATTGGCGGCACATTTTGCGTTTACCCTTCGCCAGAGTACGATTTCATGATCTACACCGGGGGAGGCGACGGCTACATTAGACAGTGGGACCTGAGGCTGCTGTCAAACAGGAACATTTACAGCATCGACAACAACAGCGAGAAGCAGTGGTCCAAGCCGCTCCTCTCCCTTTGGGCCCACATTAGGCCGGTCTCTTCCATGAGCCTGGAGATTGAGAAGCACATTTTAACCTGCGGATTCGGCgagaatctgaggatgTGGAGCGCGGACACGTTCACAGCGACGGAGACTCTGGACAGCAGGTGCGAGGATTTCGGAATTTGGGACGTCTGTGTGAACACCTGCAACCGATGCGCCGTGGCGATTGGGGACTATGGGAGCGTCTGGACCTTTTCCTACGACCTCAAGTGCAAGGATCTGAGACGCTTCCACTTCAAGGACGGCGTCGCCAACGAGGACGTCTGCAAGGAGGACCCTCCGCTCTTCATCAAGTGGCGCAGGATCTGCGTCTATGGCAACAAGGTCGTCATACCGACCGTCAACAAGGACGACTACACCAAGGGCTACGTCATCGACGTCGGGTCCGGGGAGATTGTCGACAGGCTCCTCTACCCAGAGGACTGCAAGCTCAGGAACCACAACATCGCATCGGTCGACGCGCATCCAAATCTTCATGTTGGGCTTCTCATCTCTGGAGGTTCGTATTCGTGGTTTTCCAGTCTAAATTTCACACACGAACCTACAGGTGGCGTCAATAGCGGAATGTGTACGGTGTGGCTCGACGAGTTGAGCCGACCAGCCGCTAAAATGTGA